The genomic interval TGCCGCTCTTCCGTCAAAGTGTTGGTATTTTTCATAGGTATAGTTTTAAGGTTGTTAGGTTCAAGAGCGATTGGGATCACGAAGAATCCGATGGAAGTATGACAATCTCGACAAGAGTTGGCAACTCTGCCGCACCCCGAATGGAATATATACAGGAAAAAAGATAATACTCCGCCACGATCGGTTTGAACCGTGGCCCGGCATCTTTGCTCTCGCACAAGTTGGACAATAACTCTTCGATGCTCGGTTTTCGGGAAGAGTAGATTTTGCTGGGTTAGGCTTAAGGCGTGTGAATTAATTTTAGGTCATAAGCTTGTTTGTTAGTGAGGTTATACGCTATAATCGATTGTGTTAGGTGTGTTTCTTGTCTTTTATTTTTCTGACGATTTCCTTATAATAAGTTGGGGTTTTAATACGATATCCTTTACCTTACGGTCTGCAATCGGCAGATTCATTTGCTCCAATAGCATTTTTGCCACTTCGATACCCATTTCTACATTTCGTTGATCTACAGATGAAAGCATCGGATCAACGAATTCGTCGAATAGTTCGTTGCCGAATCCAACAACTGCAATGTCCTCCGGTATTTTTATGTTGTTGTTTTTTAGTGATTTGAATAGCCCCATGGCAGAATTGTCACTTGATGAAAATACGGCATCGGGACGTTCGTCGAGAGGTAGCGATAAAATCTGCTCTGCCGCTTTTGTCCCGGCTTCTAACGTGATACCGCATTGATAAACCAACTGTTCGCTTATGGGGATTCCTGCTTCTTTGAGGGCTTGTACATATCCCATCTGGCGTTGTTGATAAACACTGATGCCTTGAGGCCCGGCCAAATGTGCTATACGTTTACAACCTCTGTCTATCATGTGTTTCACAGCATCATAGGCGCCGGCATAGTCGTCAATTCGTACACTATTGACATGACGGAACAAAGGAATGCGATCGAAAAAAACGATAGGCATACCTTTTTCTATGGCCTGGTCAAAATGCTGATAGTCGATTGTATCGGCAGCAAGTGAAATGGCAAGCCCGTCGACTTTTTGCATCATTGCCTGCAGAACCTGTTTTTCCTTCTCCCATAATTCGTGTGATTGCGCAACCAGTACACTGTAGCCGGCTTCATTAACTACATTTTCGATACTTTCAATCAGAAGGGAAAAGAATGAACGGCCTATGCGGGGCACGATGACTCCAATTACCCGGCCTTTTCCTGTTCGGAGTTGACTGGCTGCCAAATTCGGCTGGAATCCACGCTCTTTGGCCAATGACCACACCTTTTCCTTCATTTTCCGGCTGATCCGCGGATGATCCTGGAATGCTCTGGAAACTGTTGATGCCGTGGTGCTCAACTCCTTTGCAAGGTCGTATATTGTGATGTTGTTATTCATTGAATCTGGTGATAAATATTGTGAAAAAGCAGGTGTGTCGGAAAAGTTTTTTGTTCGCTTTTGACAAATATATATATTTTTTTTATATTTGTGCAATCGATTGTGTTTTTTGGTGCTAATTTTTCCCAAGTATTTAAATCTAAAAGCAGAAATCATGGAGCGAATTATAATTTTAGCTTATTTTTTATTAGCACCTTCTCTGATGTTGAAGGCCGCGCAACCCTTCTCTGGCGAAATGAATCCCGATGCTGTCCGCACGGTTTGCAATGCTGTCGCAACATGGCAAATGGATAATTTCGAAAAGGTCAAACGGAATAATCTCAGTTGGGTCAACGGCGCGCTTTATCGGGGAATGATCGAATGGGCCAATTTGGAGAATAATCAGGAAATATTCGATTTTCTCATGAATATCGGAAAGAAAAATCGGTGGGCTATGCCTTCCCGAGTCTATCACGCCGATGATATCTGCGTCGGGCAGGCTTTCATTGAGATGTATCGTAAATATAAGGACCGGAGGATGCTCCAGCCTGTTATGGAGCGTGCTTTTTATGTGGCTTCTCATCCGTCGTCCGCTCCGATGTCGAAAGCGGATGAGAAAGGGAAGGATGAACGCTGGTCGTGGAGCGATGCTTTGTTTATGGCAGCCCCGGTCTATGCCGCTTTATATGCTATTACGGGGGAACAAATCTATTTTGATTACATGGACAGTGAATTCCGCATCAGTACGGATTCGCTTTATGATAAGAAAGAACATTTGTATTATAGGGACTGTATGCGCATTCCATTGCGCGAGCCGAATGGAGCCAAACAGTTCTGGGGTCGTGGTAATGGCTGGGTATTTGCCGCTATCCCGCTTATTTTGGAAAATTTGCCCGCTGACCACCCCTCACGCGGTTACTATATTGAGATCTTTTGCCAAATGGCTGAAAGAGTGGTTGACACACAGGATCGTTCCGGCTCGTGGCATGCAAGTTTGCTTGATCCTGCCACGTATCCCGACCCTGAAAACAGCGTTTCCGCTTTCTTTTGTTACGGATTGGGCTGGGGACTCCGAACCGGGATCCTTTCCGGAAAGAAATATGAACGTGCTCTTGAGCGCGGATGGGAATCGCTTATCAGTTATGTTCATGCAGACGGCAAGTTGGGATATGTTCAGCCCATTGGCAATGCACCTCGGAAAGCAGGAGCCGATTCGACTGAGGCTTATGGCGTCGGCGGACTGTTGCTGGCCGGAAGTGAAATCATCCGTTTGAAGCAGGAATAGGGATGGGTGCGTAAATGCGTAAAATCGATAATTGAATTTGATATGAGAAAGATAAAAGTTCTTTTTTTGCTTGGGGCGCTGTTTTGTGGAATATCACTTGTTGCGCAACCGTTAAACAATAAAAAAA from uncultured Alistipes sp. carries:
- a CDS encoding LacI family DNA-binding transcriptional regulator, with the protein product MISAFRFKYLGKISTKKHNRLHKYKKNIYICQKRTKNFSDTPAFSQYLSPDSMNNNITIYDLAKELSTTASTVSRAFQDHPRISRKMKEKVWSLAKERGFQPNLAASQLRTGKGRVIGVIVPRIGRSFFSLLIESIENVVNEAGYSVLVAQSHELWEKEKQVLQAMMQKVDGLAISLAADTIDYQHFDQAIEKGMPIVFFDRIPLFRHVNSVRIDDYAGAYDAVKHMIDRGCKRIAHLAGPQGISVYQQRQMGYVQALKEAGIPISEQLVYQCGITLEAGTKAAEQILSLPLDERPDAVFSSSDNSAMGLFKSLKNNNIKIPEDIAVVGFGNELFDEFVDPMLSSVDQRNVEMGIEVAKMLLEQMNLPIADRKVKDIVLKPQLIIRKSSEK
- a CDS encoding glycoside hydrolase family 88 protein, producing the protein MERIIILAYFLLAPSLMLKAAQPFSGEMNPDAVRTVCNAVATWQMDNFEKVKRNNLSWVNGALYRGMIEWANLENNQEIFDFLMNIGKKNRWAMPSRVYHADDICVGQAFIEMYRKYKDRRMLQPVMERAFYVASHPSSAPMSKADEKGKDERWSWSDALFMAAPVYAALYAITGEQIYFDYMDSEFRISTDSLYDKKEHLYYRDCMRIPLREPNGAKQFWGRGNGWVFAAIPLILENLPADHPSRGYYIEIFCQMAERVVDTQDRSGSWHASLLDPATYPDPENSVSAFFCYGLGWGLRTGILSGKKYERALERGWESLISYVHADGKLGYVQPIGNAPRKAGADSTEAYGVGGLLLAGSEIIRLKQE